GGTGGTGATCGCGCTGGATGGCGGACAGGGCGTGGCCATGGCCCAATCGGAAATTCCTGACCTCATTCTGATGGACATGGATTTACCCGTGCTGAATGGCTGGGAAGCGACACGGCATCTCAAAGCGGCGCCCGAGACCCAGGCCATCCCCATTATCGCGCTCACAGCCCATGCGATGATGGGCGACCGGGAAAAAGCGATCGATGCAGGATGTGACGACTACGACACCAAGCCGATTGAATTCTCACGGCTGATCGAAAAGATTGAGGCTTTCTTGGGCAAGGAGGCCACATCATGACCACCGCCCAGGGCTCCTTGCTCGTCGTTGACGACAACCCGGACAACCGTGACATGCTGTCCCGGCGTCTGACGCGGCGAGGCTACACCGTCGCCGTCGCCGAAGACGGGCATCAGGCATTGGAGATATGTGACGCGCAGCCATTCGACCTGGTGCTCCTCGACATCATGATGCCTGGGATGAGCGGCCTGGAAGTCCTCAAGATCCTCCGCCAGCGCTATTCGGTGTCAGATCTCCCCGTCATCATGGCGACGGC
This region of Candidatus Methylomirabilota bacterium genomic DNA includes:
- a CDS encoding response regulator, producing MTTAQGSLLVVDDNPDNRDMLSRRLTRRGYTVAVAEDGHQALEICDAQPFDLVLLDIMMPGMSGLEVLKILRQRYSVSDLPVIMATAKDQSSDIVDALQLGANDYVTKPLDFPVVLARVETQLALKRAMEEIRRLADQLELRNRFIR
- a CDS encoding response regulator, translating into MAKILLVEDNEENRDMLSRRLTRRGYEVVIALDGGQGVAMAQSEIPDLILMDMDLPVLNGWEATRHLKAAPETQAIPIIALTAHAMMGDREKAIDAGCDDYDTKPIEFSRLIEKIEAFLGKEATS